Proteins from a genomic interval of Sugiyamaella lignohabitans strain CBS 10342 chromosome C, complete sequence:
- the COQ4 gene encoding Coq4p (Protein with a role in ubiquinone (Coenzyme Q) biosynthesis; possibly functioning in stabilization of Coq7p; located on the matrix face of the mitochondrial inner membrane; component of a mitochondrial ubiquinone-synthesizing complex; GO_component: GO:0031314 - extrinsic component of mitochondrial inner membrane [Evidence IEA]; GO_component: GO:0016020 - membrane [Evidence IEA]; GO_component: GO:0005743 - mitochondrial inner membrane [Evidence IEA,IEA,IEA]; GO_component: GO:0005743 - mitochondrial inner membrane [Evidence IDA] [PMID 11469793]; GO_component: GO:0005739 - mitochondrion [Evidence IEA]; GO_function: GO:0003674 - molecular_function [Evidence ND]; GO_process: GO:0006744 - ubiquinone biosynthetic process [Evidence IEA,IEA,IEA,IEA]; GO_process: GO:0006744 - ubiquinone biosynthetic process [Evidence IMP] [PMID 11469793]; GO_process: GO:0006744 - ubiquinone biosynthetic process [Evidence IMP] [PMID 9266513]): MIDSASPDIHPNMVLKYYYAMKMESIQTMGLIRPTGRLVSRLVSMSNKSIIIPRLVRSYSSDHNFKVSAKPNYPGHVPLNMFQRAFLFVGSGIAALSNPRRPDLIATFGEMTVQPYFITRLRDEMLLDPVGRRILRERPRITSKSLDLDKLRALPPNTVGNVYMQWLDREGVSPDTRLPVRYIDDAECAYVMQRYRECHDFYHAITGLPVLMEGEVAVKAFEFANLGIPMTGLAAFSEPFKLAPKARRRIKDIYIPWAISNGLRSKLLLNVYWEEVLDKDADELRAELGIDVPPDLRQLRNQTKSKSVHK, encoded by the coding sequence ATGATAGATTCTGCATCGCCTGATATTCATCCAAACATGGTGCTGAAATATTACTATGCCATGAAAATGGAATCAATTCAAACCATGGGGTTGATTAGGCCTACAGGGCGACTTGTATCAAGACTTGTGTCAATGTCAAACAAGTCAATTATAATACCAAGATTAGTGCGAAGTTATTCGTCAGACCACAACTTCAAAGTATCAGCCAAACCAAACTATCCAGGCCATGTTCCTCTCAACATGTTTCAACGGgcatttttatttgtggGATCAGGAATTGCTGCTTTGAGCAATCCAAGACGACCAGATTTAATTGCCACCTTTGGTGAAATGACAGTACAACCATATTTTATCACACGACTAAGAGATGAGATGTTGCTAGATCCAgttggaagaagaatccTACGAGAGAGACCACGAATTACTTCGAAATCTCTAGATCTCGACAAGCTTCGAGCATTACCTCCAAACACGGTAGGAAATGTCTACATGCAATGGTTAGATCGCGAAGGGGTATCACCTGATACAAGATTACCAGTTCGGTACATCGATGATGCAGAATGTGCCTATGTAATGCAAAGATACCGGGAATGTCATGATTTCTATCATGCAATTACCGGGTTACCAGTTCTGATGGAAGGCGAAGTAGCAGTTAAAGCATTTGAATTTGCAAACCTTGGAATTCCAATGACCGGACTTGCCGCTTTTTCTGAGCCATTCAAGCTGGCTCCTAAAGCCCGCCGACGCATcaaagatatttatattccaTGGGCCATATCCAATGGGCTCAGAAGCAAACTTCTTCTAAACGTATATTGGGAAGAAGTACTCGACAAAGACGCAGATGAACTACGAGCCGAGCTAGGTATCGATGTACCGCCAGATCTCCGGCAACTTCGAAATCAAACTAAGTCCAAATCGGTCCATAAGTAG